In the genome of Corticium candelabrum chromosome 18, ooCorCand1.1, whole genome shotgun sequence, the window GTTGAGGCAGTTCTCGGTAGATAGAATCTAAGATAAAggcgtgcatgcatggtccccTGCATGGTCTCTGAACTCCCTCGAGGACCAGGAAAATGCAATACGGCTGGAAACGTGTCACTAAAGACAGCAAACAAAGACTTTTTTATCCAGGCCAAATGTTCATGAGAAATGAAGTAATTCTAGTGTGCTGATGACTCTGCCAGTTGTATTATTGACACAAAAAGATACGTCTACTCTAGATAATAGTATAGTAGACGTATAGTAATATATAGTAGTGTAGTAGGTCGGTGGGCAAATTTTGCTTTGCGCATTTtaagtaaacacacacaacttctAAATTCTAGATCACAAAAATGACGTCACTTGGAGGTCACGCGAAGGTCACGCGGTTATTATGGACACGggatttagctaattagaatATACTTACACTTGGGTGTATCTTGACAGTTGACGATATGCGAATGCTACTTCACTCCGAAACGTGGTACTGTGCGCTTCTGATATCAGTAATGTTGCTACGGTTGACGCACAATATTTCATAATAATTGATAAATTATGTTCtacatttattgtaaattctaatattaattaattaacctaagtAGACTGAGAAATTTGACACAgtaatttattgtaaatagTACTGTATAGTTGATACACATTGCAATACAATATGACACACTAAACCTTAGATAACGTTCACTGAATATACTATACTCACTAGCTAGTAATACATAACTGTTCTAACAGACATGAATTAGTGACTCTTTTGTCTAGTTTGGGTGTTCATAAGGAGCAATCCTTACATATTTACGGAACCGagttgcaaacaaaaatatgATAAGATTGGCAGCAATGAGAATGGTGAGGACCAGAAAATACACGTAAGGGTATCGGTTTGTCTCCTCGACAATGTCACATTCAACCATTTTGTTTGGACATATTTGTGGTGGAAAAGCTAGAGTAGGATGAACAGCTTTAAGAAATTGTAGTAGAGCCACACCTAGATATTCACCCAAACCATTGATACAATAGACGAGTCCAAATGTAGTGGAACGAAACTGACGTGGAGATGAAGATAACACAAACTCCATGATACCGACTACAGTCAACACTTCTGACATTCCCATTAGGACATACTGTGGTACTTGGCTGTAGATGGGAATGTTCCAGTAGTATTCAGTAATCTTGATTTTATTCATATAATATGTTCTCGGACTTGGTGCACCACCTCGACTGTCAATATAAGATTCAACAACTGTTGCTAGTACACAAGATAAGAATGCCAATAACATGCCCATACGGATTCGAGGTATGACAACATTATAGAGAGTACGTTGTGCTATTCGTTCATACAGTGGcttcacacaaaacaacataatgGGTACAGACACGATGGCGGCTAGTGGATCAAATGCTGCAGTCAAGTCAGCAGGAGGAATGGAAATATTTTGTAACTTTCCATAATccatttgttgactttgtgtCACAAATGCACCTTCTGCTTGTGCTCGGATTGTAAAGTACAACAAGAGAGCACACATGAAAGGCAGAATAGGTGCAAGTCTTTGGATAtgttcttgtctttctttttctaCTCTCTTTGTTTCATTAGTTGATTCTCGTTCATATAATCTCAAAGTTCTTTTACGATAGTGGGGAGGCCAATTTTCTTTACAGAACGCTGTTCGGAAAATGGCCTTTATGTTTGGTATGTAAAAACCAGGTGCTCGATGTCTTCTGAATGTCTTTCGTAAAACAATTAAGATTATAAGAGCCACACACAGCAAGCACACGGCAAGTAGATATCGCCAAAAGAATCCAGGATATTTACTCTTATCTGTAGATTTAAAGTTTGTAAACGTTGCAGGTAACGATTGGAGATAACCTCCCAAGATAAAAGCTATTGCACCTCCAAGGTTAATGAAAAAATATGACCAACTCACAAATTGTGTGAGATATTTGCTTTTTTGGTTGTCATCTGTTAGTTGTTCCAACATGAATGGGATGAGTGTGGCTCTGATTCCTGAAGCACTGAAGAGAAGAACAAAGACCAAACCTGTGAAATAGAGAGCTTCTGGCAGAGtttctggtttgtttgtcacGTGCATTGTATATGCAGATGCACAAATGAGACCAGCTCCAATACAATATGACACAAAGCAGGTAACAAGAGTATTGTACTGACCAAACTTTGCATCACTCAGAAAGCCGTAAACTGGTGCTATGGTGCTCATCGTTCCCACAGCAAAAGTAGTGATCACAAACAATGAGCCTTGGGCCAGTCCAACGTCCAAATAGACTTTCACGTACGTCGTGATGTTGAATGTGATCTCGTAGTAAGCAATTCTTTCTAGCATTTGAACCACGAGTAACCAGAAGACTGTCCAGACAGGCTGAGAGATGGGAAAAGACACAGTGTTTAGTCTGGATCTCATCGGGCTGTTTGTACTGTAGCTTGTCTGTTGACCCGACTCCAACAGAGGAGTAGACGGTTTGTCAGCTTTCGATGCCATTCAAATAACTCAATCAACAAGCTATAGCTGAACACAAGAAGATTTCATCACGTGATTTTGAATAGGGACTATTGCGTGAGTAGCAATGAATAATGCAAGACTTGGCACGCTGAATTGAACAAACCAGAAACAATTTCCTTGAAATTACAGCAAGTGTAACGAGTATACGACTTGCAACAGTTGAAACCCAAAAGGCCACGATTCTGTTGTGCCCGTACACTATATACTACTCTACTAGTCAGAAAGTAGGTGTGTCCATACGGTAACATGAAACCACTAATTATTATGGCTGCGTTACTCTACATTCCTCCCTCCTACGATTCTAACGTGACCTCACGTTACAATGACACAACTGCAAAAATCACTACTTTGTGTCACTAACTACGTAGTCCTGTAGCCATCTTGGTCGATTATGTTCTCTAGCAGGTCTTCGAATCGGTAAGTCCACGACCAATGGTTGTTCtagtacatccgggacttggCCTTCCGCGACTACCTCCTCAAAGTACTGAACTGCTGCCGGTAGAATATTCGGACTGGCCTCCTCTGCTTGTTGCTCGTTCTCTTCAGTTGGTTTCATCACTTGTTGTTCTCGATCTTCCTGACAGCTGTCGTGTACCGGATGTCTGTAACATGGCTTCACTCGGTTATAGTGTACTCGCCTCCATCGTCGTCTTCTACCTTCCGCAGGAATGACGTCCATGGTGCCATTGTCGTACACTGTCAATACGCGGAACGGACCCTTCCAAGGTTTGGCTAGTTTGCTGGACATTCCTATATTTACAACTGGAGTAAACAACCAAACTAGATCACCTGCCGTGTAATGATGACGGGGAGATGTCTTCTGGTCGTAGTTCTTCTTCTGACGACGTTGTGCTGACACGATGTGCGTCTCTACGAATTCCTTGGTCAGCGCTCTGTCCTCCTTCAATCGTTGTCCGAACTCCGTTGTTGCTTCTGGTTCAGGAAGAGGTGCTCCAGTCTGAACGTCGACAGAAAGGCGTGCACTTCTTCCTAACATCAATTCAAATGGACTCATTTGTGTCGTTGATTGCTTTGATGTTCTGTAGTGAAACAGAAGTACAGGTAGACATACATCCCAGTCTCGCTGATTGTGGGAGACATGCTTAGCAAGCAGGTCTAGCAGAGTTCCATTTGCCCTCTCGACTAACCCATCACTCTGGGGATGATACGGAGTAGTTCTAACTTTCTTTATCTCAAGTATCTGGCAAACCTCCTGCAGTATCTTGCTCTCGAAATTTCTCCCCTGGTCACTATGGAGGATAGCTGGTGTTCCAAGTCTGCAAAAGACCTCATCAACAAGTACTCGTGCCACTGGTGATGCCTTCTGGTTGGGTAGTGCAAAGGCTTCCACCCACTTGGTGTAATAATCAGCCATGACAAGCAAATGCTTGTTTCCCTTTTCTGTCTGAGGTAATGGACCTAGAAAGTCAATAGCGATCATTTCCATTGGACCTCCAACTGTAATGTTGTGTAGTGCTGCTCTTGGGTGACGTGGTGGTCTTTTCCTCTGACTACACTGTATACAACACTTGATCCAGTCTTTGATATCTTGAGTGTATCCTGGCCACCAAAATCTATCCTCCAGTCTTCCCAAAGTCTTTTCCAATCCAAGGTGTCCACTCTGGTCATGCAATTGAGTTAAGATCTCCGATACTAAAGATGTTGGAACAACTACTAATTCTTGCGTTTGTCTTCCTGTAGCCATTCTCCTGTCCCTAATTCTGTACAGTAGTCCATCGTCTGTTACTTTCAACTGATGCCACACTCGACCAAACTGTTTAAGCTTTGAATTACTTTTCCACTTTCCCGCAAACTGTGGTCGTCCTGCTGGCATCTGCTCAAGCACTTCCTTTATTTCAGTGTCACTTTTCTGCATGTGCTGCAAGTCAGCAGCTGACCATTGGGGAAGGCATCCAACTGCTGCACATGATTCAGATGTCTCGTTGTGGTGAGTGGATAGCATTTCCTGgtcttctttgtctgtgtcatggTGTCGACGTCTCGATAAGCTATCTGCATTAGTATTGTCCTTGCCCCTCCGGTAGACAACGTCCATGTCATACTCCCCTAACATCAAGATCCATCGTGCCAGTCGTCCCGTTGGTTCCTTGACTGACTTCAGCCATGATAATGGACAGTGATCCGTTGCTACTGTAAACTTGTGACCGTACAAGTAAGGACGAAATGCTGTGACTGCCCACACAATTGCGAGTGCTTCCTCCTCTACTGTTGAATAGTTGTGTTCTGCTTTACGCAAAGCCCTGCTAGCATAGGACACTACTCTCTCTTTCCCCTCGATCGCTTGAGATAGCACTGCCCCCAATCCTGTCTCACTAGCATCGGTGGCTAGGTGGAACGGTTTATCAAACTGTGGAAAAGCTAGGACTGGTGGTTCCGTCAGTCTCTCTTTTAGGACAGTGAAAGCTCTTTCACTGGCTTCAGTCCAGACGAAGTCTGTGCCTTTCTCCTGCA includes:
- the LOC134193748 gene encoding uncharacterized protein LOC134193748; this translates as MASKADKPSTPLLESGQQTSYSTNSPMRSRLNTVSFPISQPVWTVFWLLVVQMLERIAYYEITFNITTYVKVYLDVGLAQGSLFVITTFAVGTMSTIAPVYGFLSDAKFGQYNTLVTCFVSYCIGAGLICASAYTMHVTNKPETLPEALYFTGLVFVLLFSASGIRATLIPFMLEQLTDDNQKSKYLTQFVSWSYFFINLGGAIAFILGGYLQSLPATFTNFKSTDKSKYPGFFWRYLLAVCLLCVALIILIVLRKTFRRHRAPGFYIPNIKAIFRTAFCKENWPPHYRKRTLRLYERESTNETKRVEKERQEHIQRLAPILPFMCALLLYFTIRAQAEGAFVTQSQQMDYGKLQNISIPPADLTAAFDPLAAIVSVPIMLFCVKPLYERIAQRTLYNVVIPRIRMGMLLAFLSCVLATVVESYIDSRGGAPSPRTYYMNKIKITEYYWNIPIYSQVPQYVLMGMSEVLTVVGIMEFVLSSSPRQFRSTTFGLVYCINGLGEYLGVALLQFLKAVHPTLAFPPQICPNKMVECDIVEETNRYPYVYFLVLTILIAANLIIFLFATRFRKYVRIAPYEHPN